Proteins from a genomic interval of bacterium YEK0313:
- a CDS encoding C-5 cytosine-specific DNA methylase: MTPPAVVIPREITHFHMCPGAGGGGKGFNRGGARVGRFEGVPVCIGGIDNDAAGLADFERVTGVQGTLRDLFTVAQYTAFHGRPPPPDFKEVTPDDVRRAAGYRRPNVVFMSTPCKGYSGLLAEQASLSPKYQALNALAQRVVWLVLEAWADDPPEFILFENVPRIMTRGRGFLDQICAMLAPYNFAWVESQHDCGELGGLAQSRKRFLGVARHRGKVPPFLYEPPRQRIRSVGELLEQCPLPGDLSVGPMHRMPNLQWKTWVRLAFVEAGSDWRSLNKLQVEDGVLRDFAIMPDRAWRDGTLGVLPWPASSGAITAQAEATTGRFSVADPRVSSTFEGAGHMGVREWDRPAALITGDARPTKGQFSVADPRPPEGAAHYHQYGVRPWSGSMGAVINVKSPGQGVFSVADPRVDGHPKSVQLGIRRWEEPAPVVKGDVSVGTGPYAVPDPRIPGSPRFNNTYRIVRTGEASPAVAGPGGPANGLCVADPRAAGSFAGNGKYRVTAMTEPAGTVIGGSTTGQGAFAIADPRTGYGPNSHRNKMRVAEWEKSTGTVIGADRVGSGAMSVADPRPEFARDGREQYLSAGHYGVNRWEASSLAVTGTGQHDNGRWSVADPRPAEGAEAGRLPAPEDRLVAVIRALDGTWHRPFTTYELAALQGYVDPGEHLVMQGTSDSAWRERIGNMVPPPAAQAIMSTICRTLLLAWQGETFMLSSDPIWVRPIATALSIDVPPLPEVTQ; the protein is encoded by the coding sequence ATGACACCTCCCGCAGTCGTGATCCCGCGCGAGATCACGCATTTTCACATGTGCCCGGGCGCCGGCGGCGGCGGGAAGGGTTTCAACCGGGGCGGCGCCCGTGTCGGCCGTTTCGAGGGCGTACCGGTCTGCATCGGCGGGATCGACAATGATGCCGCCGGCCTCGCCGATTTCGAACGGGTGACCGGCGTGCAGGGGACGCTGCGCGACCTCTTCACGGTCGCCCAATACACGGCATTTCACGGCCGGCCGCCGCCGCCCGACTTCAAGGAGGTGACGCCCGACGATGTCCGCCGTGCTGCCGGCTATCGGCGGCCGAACGTCGTGTTCATGTCGACGCCTTGCAAAGGCTATTCCGGGTTGCTCGCCGAGCAGGCTTCGCTCTCGCCGAAATACCAGGCGCTGAACGCGCTCGCTCAGCGGGTCGTGTGGCTAGTGCTCGAGGCGTGGGCCGACGACCCGCCCGAGTTCATCTTGTTCGAAAACGTGCCGCGAATCATGACCCGCGGGCGCGGCTTTCTCGACCAGATCTGCGCCATGCTGGCCCCCTACAATTTCGCGTGGGTCGAGAGCCAACACGATTGCGGCGAGCTCGGTGGCCTCGCACAGAGCCGCAAGCGTTTTCTCGGTGTCGCTCGGCATAGGGGGAAAGTCCCGCCGTTCCTCTACGAGCCGCCGCGCCAGCGTATTCGCTCGGTCGGCGAGCTGCTCGAACAGTGCCCGCTGCCGGGCGACCTCTCGGTTGGCCCCATGCACCGCATGCCGAATTTGCAGTGGAAGACATGGGTCCGGCTCGCGTTTGTAGAGGCCGGCTCGGACTGGCGCTCCCTGAACAAGCTGCAGGTCGAGGATGGCGTGCTGCGCGATTTCGCGATCATGCCGGACCGCGCGTGGCGCGACGGTACGTTGGGCGTCCTCCCTTGGCCAGCTTCGTCCGGGGCGATCACAGCCCAGGCCGAGGCGACGACTGGCCGATTCTCTGTGGCTGACCCGCGTGTCAGTTCCACCTTTGAAGGGGCTGGTCATATGGGCGTTCGGGAATGGGACCGCCCGGCGGCCCTCATCACGGGCGATGCCCGCCCTACCAAAGGGCAGTTCAGCGTGGCCGATCCGCGCCCGCCCGAAGGGGCCGCCCATTACCATCAGTATGGCGTCCGGCCATGGAGCGGTTCCATGGGGGCCGTCATCAACGTCAAATCGCCAGGCCAGGGCGTTTTCTCGGTGGCCGATCCTCGCGTCGACGGCCATCCGAAATCCGTCCAGCTCGGCATTCGGCGCTGGGAGGAGCCAGCCCCGGTCGTAAAAGGCGACGTCTCGGTCGGGACCGGCCCTTATGCCGTGCCGGACCCGCGTATCCCGGGCTCGCCGCGATTCAACAACACCTATCGGATCGTCCGGACGGGCGAGGCCTCACCCGCCGTCGCCGGTCCGGGTGGCCCGGCCAATGGGCTCTGCGTCGCTGATCCCCGGGCCGCGGGCTCCTTTGCCGGCAACGGCAAATATAGGGTGACCGCCATGACCGAGCCGGCGGGCACCGTGATCGGCGGCAGCACGACCGGGCAAGGAGCGTTCGCTATTGCCGACCCGCGCACCGGGTACGGGCCCAATTCGCACCGGAACAAGATGCGGGTGGCGGAATGGGAGAAGAGCACCGGCACGGTGATCGGCGCCGACCGCGTGGGCTCGGGCGCCATGAGCGTTGCCGACCCGCGGCCGGAATTCGCGCGCGACGGCCGCGAGCAATATCTGTCAGCCGGCCACTACGGCGTGAACCGCTGGGAGGCCTCCAGCCTCGCCGTGACCGGTACCGGTCAACACGACAACGGCCGCTGGTCCGTCGCGGACCCGCGGCCGGCCGAAGGCGCCGAGGCGGGGCGGCTGCCGGCGCCCGAGGATCGGCTCGTCGCTGTGATCCGCGCCCTGGACGGGACCTGGCACCGGCCGTTTACGACCTATGAGCTCGCGGCGCTGCAGGGCTACGTTGATCCCGGCGAGCACCTGGTCATGCAAGGCACCTCGGACAGCGCATGGCGAGAGAGGATCGGCAATATGGTCCCGCCGCCGGCGGCCCAGGCGATCATGTCGACGATCTGCCGGACGCTGCTGCTGGCCTGGCAGGGCGAAACCTTCATGCTCTCGTCGGACCCGATCTGGGTGCGGCCGATCGCGACAGCGCTCTCGATCGACGTGCCGCCCCTGCCGGAGGTCACGCAATGA
- a CDS encoding Terminase small subunit: MPKRKSSATPDARLDDVVDAGGLTYREELFCHLYVELANASEAYRRAGGKAARPDVASAQMMARPAVARRIADLRERRLAAIDFSAEEVLSRLVGQVRADLRDIFADNGSIKPVADWPPVWRHGLIAGIEQFEEYGEDGDGNRIVTGVTKKVKLADRTRILELAGKHVDISAWRERVQIDTSETMRAMLESFARDTWVPAGETAPGARQPSGPAGPVVASVLDG; encoded by the coding sequence ATGCCGAAACGCAAGTCCAGTGCGACGCCAGACGCCCGGCTCGACGACGTCGTCGACGCCGGGGGACTGACCTATCGCGAGGAGCTGTTCTGCCACCTCTATGTCGAGCTCGCCAATGCCAGCGAGGCCTACAGGCGTGCCGGAGGCAAGGCGGCACGGCCGGATGTCGCCTCGGCCCAGATGATGGCGAGACCCGCTGTTGCCCGGCGCATCGCCGACCTGCGGGAACGGCGCCTCGCCGCCATCGACTTCTCGGCCGAGGAGGTCCTGTCCCGGCTCGTCGGCCAGGTCCGGGCGGATCTCCGGGACATCTTCGCGGACAACGGCTCCATCAAGCCGGTCGCGGACTGGCCCCCGGTCTGGCGGCACGGGCTCATCGCCGGCATCGAGCAGTTTGAAGAATATGGAGAGGACGGCGACGGAAACCGGATCGTCACCGGCGTTACCAAGAAGGTCAAGCTCGCCGATCGCACGCGCATCCTCGAGCTCGCCGGCAAACACGTCGACATCTCGGCCTGGCGCGAGCGTGTCCAGATCGACACCAGCGAGACCATGCGGGCCATGCTGGAGTCGTTCGCGCGCGACACGTGGGTGCCCGCTGGGGAGACGGCGCCGGGCGCTCGGCAGCCGAGCGGACCAGCCGGGCCTGTTGTCGCGTCGGTGCTGGACGGCTAA
- the dnaA_2 gene encoding Chromosomal replication initiator protein DnaA, producing the protein MHQRLKDMRAAAAAEEKIRRALAARAALDAATGRKRRSATTIRLDQRHATEKNPDGESFSGAMARIAEEHGLTVKSIRGRSRQYAIMVARVEIAWLGFYRFGVPTTALGRLMGGRDHSTIVNAKNTGDMVFRHRLGVEGAAALARSDEERRDAIIAYYQEITEQSRARYQARPTAQRRQRPSAWEAPRAELRRQLALLGIEGAPIRELAKALGVSATKTRALVAELRAEGTVS; encoded by the coding sequence ATGCACCAGCGTCTCAAGGACATGCGGGCCGCTGCGGCTGCCGAGGAAAAGATCCGGCGGGCGCTGGCGGCGCGCGCCGCGCTCGACGCCGCGACCGGCCGAAAACGACGGTCGGCGACGACGATCCGCCTGGATCAGCGGCACGCCACCGAAAAGAACCCGGACGGCGAGTCGTTCTCGGGCGCCATGGCGAGGATCGCCGAGGAGCACGGTCTCACGGTGAAATCGATCCGGGGGCGCAGTCGGCAATACGCGATCATGGTTGCCCGCGTAGAGATTGCTTGGCTCGGCTTCTACCGGTTTGGCGTTCCGACCACCGCGCTCGGCCGGCTTATGGGAGGGCGAGACCATTCCACGATCGTCAATGCGAAGAACACCGGCGACATGGTGTTCCGGCACCGCCTTGGCGTCGAGGGGGCGGCCGCGCTGGCGCGCTCAGATGAGGAGCGGCGCGACGCGATCATCGCCTACTACCAGGAGATCACCGAACAGAGCCGGGCCCGATACCAGGCCCGGCCGACGGCCCAACGCCGCCAGCGACCGTCGGCGTGGGAAGCCCCGCGTGCCGAGCTGCGGCGCCAGCTCGCGCTGCTTGGCATCGAGGGCGCGCCGATCCGGGAGCTCGCGAAAGCCCTCGGTGTCAGTGCGACGAAGACCCGTGCGCTCGTCGCCGAGCTGCGCGCGGAGGGCACGGTCTCATGA
- the dpnA_2 gene encoding Modification methylase DpnIIB has product MSVRVLHGDMRDRLAEVPDGSVDLIFTDPPYGETSLRWDQRVPGWPDLVRPKLKPGGSMWVFGSLRMFMECAGDFEGWRQSHDVVWEKHNGTGLFNDRFRRVHEHAVHFYRRADRWRDVYKSPQTTNDARARRVKKSPKPSHWKNATGATEYCSVEGGPRLMRSVIYARSEHMRADHPTQKPLLITEPLLLYGCPPGGHVLDPFAGSGTTGVMARRHGMSATLIEGDEKFIPVIERRLEQDAPLLFAAREVAA; this is encoded by the coding sequence ATGAGCGTCCGCGTCCTGCACGGCGACATGCGCGACCGCCTGGCCGAGGTGCCCGACGGCTCGGTCGATCTCATCTTCACCGATCCGCCCTACGGCGAGACCAGTCTGCGCTGGGACCAGCGTGTGCCGGGCTGGCCGGATCTGGTGCGGCCGAAGCTGAAACCCGGCGGCAGCATGTGGGTGTTCGGTTCTCTTCGCATGTTCATGGAGTGCGCTGGCGATTTCGAAGGCTGGCGCCAATCGCACGATGTCGTGTGGGAAAAGCATAACGGCACCGGGCTGTTCAACGACCGATTCCGCCGCGTGCACGAGCATGCCGTTCACTTCTATCGGCGGGCGGACCGCTGGCGCGACGTCTACAAGTCGCCGCAGACGACGAACGATGCCCGGGCCCGCCGGGTGAAGAAGAGCCCGAAGCCGAGCCATTGGAAGAACGCCACCGGCGCCACCGAATATTGCAGCGTGGAAGGCGGCCCGCGGCTGATGCGGAGCGTGATCTATGCTCGCTCGGAGCACATGCGCGCCGATCATCCGACGCAGAAGCCGCTCCTCATCACCGAGCCGCTGCTGCTCTACGGCTGCCCGCCCGGCGGTCATGTGCTGGATCCCTTCGCCGGCAGTGGCACGACCGGCGTCATGGCGCGCCGTCACGGCATGTCGGCAACCCTGATCGAGGGCGACGAGAAGTTCATCCCCGTTATCGAGCGTCGGCTCGAGCAGGACGCTCCTCTCCTGTTCGCGGCGCGGGAGGTGGCGGCATGA